A window from Rhizosphaericola mali encodes these proteins:
- a CDS encoding TlpA disulfide reductase family protein, which translates to MITKTILGLIGLATILSTNAQEKKSLQLSGTTPQIKSEKVYLQQFKDKIFKTIDSSSIEDSKFQFKTKLKLPELYGLSVDTTKTPLYIFLDNSKTIVDLDSTKFYSKSAVIGSQLQTQFQEYKEHSKEPISDYIKSNPSSLVTAYILYRNYAYRLTPEEINTNIELLDGSLKNSQYVQLLHNYVGILDKVSIGKKAPDFTSLSPDGKSINLANNLTKYTLVDFWASWCGPCRRENPNVVAAYQKYKAKGFSVFGVSLDKSKDNWIAAIKNDHLDWLQVSELKYWGSEIAHDYGVRAIPSNFLLDENGIIVGKNLRGEDLNNKLAELLQ; encoded by the coding sequence ATGATAACTAAAACAATTCTCGGCCTTATTGGTCTAGCGACGATTTTATCTACAAATGCGCAGGAAAAGAAATCTTTACAATTATCTGGAACCACTCCTCAAATTAAGTCTGAAAAAGTCTATTTACAACAGTTTAAAGACAAAATATTTAAGACAATTGATTCCTCTTCGATTGAAGATTCTAAATTTCAATTTAAAACTAAATTAAAACTTCCTGAGTTGTATGGTTTAAGTGTTGATACGACAAAAACTCCGTTATATATTTTTTTGGATAATAGTAAAACAATTGTCGATTTAGACTCTACCAAATTTTACTCAAAATCAGCCGTAATAGGTTCTCAATTGCAAACTCAATTTCAAGAATATAAAGAGCATTCTAAAGAGCCTATCAGTGATTATATTAAATCTAATCCATCGTCCCTTGTAACTGCGTACATTTTGTATAGAAACTATGCTTATCGACTTACCCCTGAAGAAATAAATACAAATATTGAATTGTTGGATGGGTCTTTAAAGAATTCGCAATATGTACAATTATTGCATAATTATGTAGGTATATTGGATAAAGTTAGCATAGGTAAAAAAGCACCAGACTTCACCTCACTCTCTCCTGATGGGAAATCTATCAATTTAGCGAATAATTTAACTAAATATACACTTGTTGATTTTTGGGCATCTTGGTGTGGTCCCTGTCGAAGAGAAAATCCCAATGTGGTTGCTGCTTATCAAAAATATAAGGCAAAAGGATTTAGTGTATTTGGTGTTTCTTTAGATAAAAGTAAGGATAATTGGATTGCTGCAATTAAAAATGATCATTTAGATTGGTTACAGGTATCTGAGTTGAAGTATTGGGGTAGTGAAATTGCCCATGACTATGGAGTGAGAGCCATTCCCTCTAATTTTTTATTAGACGAAAATGGTATTATCGTTGGGAAAAATCTTAGGGGCGAAGATTTGAATAACAAATTAGCGGAATTGTTGCAATAA
- a CDS encoding S9 family peptidase has translation MKFLKLQYHLMIVLALLFTNLSHSQNLNKNPIEVDDLLKIRSITNISTSVDGKWVIYSVKSIEDDSLNKKETKKELLPSYILDKVLPNMNYSYKKRFWNLNLEENSIPYLLDSAKSEISQVVFSPNGNEIAYLKKVDGLSQIFKYDLKTKISKQVSFFSYNINNIIWNRDGNRLVFTTAIPIMAYLYDTTLQSIRNVANISSRDSLFISNYLHYDSPNPDGTIENIRSYLYRNELSQKAKVIRKIQYQTEAGINTAVNLSHIFILDTSFGSTPIALTKGLNNYSSPYFINRNKIIVNSTPVVEDSSLYGLTKSSIYEINIDSNEIFPLKQDTHFSYSIESVSKSGKYLAYQRNVLGKVNIPKIYIYNTIDQKSNDYLIEIDRNLSQIQFSSDENYIYFIKSGNGGSVVSKSRVGTKTFQNLTDSVDGVLSFSVLDKKIIYAKTTISNPSELYIKNLEENKEQQLSHLNDKWLENKFISIPVKHSIVNELGQKVEFWVMKPKGFESNKKYPLLLEMHGGPASMWGPGEESMWHEFQFFTGKGIGVVYGNPRGSNGYGEKFLRANEKDWGTGPAKDVLSYLNKTISEDWVDSSKLLLSGGSYAGYLTAWILSHDHRFLAASSQRGVYDFNTFLGEGDVWNIVPRYFGGYPWTNKIGELLKNQSPINYVQNINTPLLIFIGEHDTRVGTTQSDMLYKSLRLLGKHVEYVRHPNADHELTRSGDNTQRIDQMLRTYEFFYRYLYK, from the coding sequence ATGAAATTTTTAAAATTACAGTATCATTTAATGATAGTGTTAGCACTACTATTTACGAATTTATCCCATAGCCAAAATTTAAATAAAAATCCAATTGAAGTGGATGATCTTTTGAAGATCAGAAGTATCACTAATATATCGACAAGTGTTGATGGGAAATGGGTTATTTATTCCGTAAAAAGTATTGAAGACGACAGTTTAAACAAAAAAGAAACTAAAAAAGAATTATTACCTTCCTATATTTTAGATAAGGTTTTACCAAATATGAACTATTCCTATAAAAAGAGGTTTTGGAATCTTAATCTTGAAGAGAATTCCATTCCATATTTATTAGATTCCGCAAAAAGTGAAATATCACAAGTAGTTTTTAGTCCGAATGGAAATGAAATTGCTTATTTGAAAAAAGTAGACGGCTTATCTCAAATTTTTAAATATGATTTAAAGACTAAGATATCCAAACAAGTAAGTTTTTTTTCCTATAATATTAATAATATAATATGGAATAGGGATGGTAATCGTTTAGTTTTTACAACTGCAATTCCCATAATGGCGTATTTATACGACACTACGTTACAATCAATACGCAATGTTGCAAATATAAGTTCTCGAGATAGCTTATTTATTTCAAATTATCTACATTATGACTCTCCAAATCCAGATGGAACGATAGAAAATATAAGGTCTTATTTGTATAGAAATGAATTGAGTCAAAAAGCAAAAGTAATTCGTAAAATTCAATATCAAACCGAAGCAGGTATAAACACAGCCGTCAATCTTTCTCATATTTTTATTTTAGATACATCTTTTGGATCGACTCCAATAGCATTGACGAAAGGTTTAAATAATTATAGTAGTCCTTATTTTATAAATAGAAATAAAATTATAGTTAATAGTACACCTGTCGTGGAAGATTCTTCATTATATGGGTTAACAAAATCAAGTATATATGAAATAAACATAGACTCGAATGAAATATTTCCACTAAAACAAGATACTCATTTTTCCTATAGTATAGAATCTGTATCTAAAAGTGGTAAATATTTAGCATATCAAAGAAATGTCTTGGGTAAGGTCAACATTCCAAAAATATACATCTATAATACTATAGATCAAAAAAGTAACGACTATCTTATAGAAATAGATCGAAATTTGAGTCAAATACAATTTTCCTCAGATGAAAATTATATCTATTTTATCAAAAGTGGAAATGGTGGCTCTGTAGTTTCAAAATCTAGAGTTGGTACTAAAACGTTTCAAAATCTTACAGACTCTGTTGATGGCGTTTTAAGTTTTTCTGTATTAGATAAAAAAATTATATACGCCAAAACTACGATAAGTAATCCTTCCGAACTATACATAAAGAATCTTGAAGAAAATAAAGAACAGCAACTATCTCATCTGAATGATAAATGGTTGGAAAATAAATTTATAAGTATACCCGTAAAACATAGTATAGTAAATGAACTTGGACAAAAAGTAGAGTTTTGGGTAATGAAACCAAAGGGATTTGAGTCAAATAAGAAATATCCATTATTGTTGGAAATGCACGGAGGTCCAGCTTCTATGTGGGGACCTGGAGAAGAAAGTATGTGGCATGAGTTTCAATTTTTTACGGGGAAAGGTATTGGGGTTGTTTATGGTAATCCTCGTGGGTCTAATGGTTATGGCGAAAAATTTCTACGAGCGAATGAAAAAGATTGGGGCACAGGTCCTGCAAAGGATGTATTGTCTTATTTGAATAAGACAATATCTGAGGATTGGGTTGATTCTTCCAAATTATTATTAAGTGGCGGTTCATATGCAGGATATTTGACTGCGTGGATTTTATCTCACGATCATCGATTTTTAGCCGCTAGTAGTCAAAGAGGTGTATATGATTTTAATACATTTTTAGGTGAAGGTGATGTCTGGAATATTGTTCCTAGATATTTCGGGGGCTATCCTTGGACTAACAAAATTGGAGAATTATTAAAAAATCAATCTCCTATCAACTATGTACAAAATATCAATACACCCTTATTAATATTTATAGGAGAGCATGATACTAGAGTTGGAACCACTCAAAGTGATATGCTTTACAAAAGTTTGAGATTATTAGGAAAACATGTTGAGTATGTTAGACATCCCAATGCGGATCACGAGTTAACACGTAGTGGGGATAATACCCAAAGGATAGATCAGATGTTACGAACCTATGAATTTTTTTACAGGTATCTATATAAATGA